In one Juglans regia cultivar Chandler chromosome 11, Walnut 2.0, whole genome shotgun sequence genomic region, the following are encoded:
- the LOC108992186 gene encoding uncharacterized protein LOC108992186 encodes MASVSLEELHHYHKIDRDVFSRLVIQFKRDPAESLLVMAVWLWLEEKGYPNIVVKMVGLPDTIVIGLANEAVLCLKCLESKTPLVAPGGGIPLTARLMERDISLQMFNQNRFSAISGIKNFLNSVCCHIFNDILQRALDGTSQVILNQPLVVPSSTHPLFGAITVVPKPMGSDFSIGGLWGWQPTDGVTEDDRTMFLTFSRGFPVLEEEVKEHFTELYGDCVESVQMETVPSNEQPLYARMVLHSVTFVDRILNGKRISKFRVNGKHMWARKYERRE; translated from the coding sequence ATGGCCTCAGTTAGCCTCGAGGAGCTTCATCATTACCACAAAATTGATAGGGATGTATTCTCTCGACTGGTTATTCAATTTAAGCGCGACCCTGCAGAATCCTTACTTGTCATGGCTGTTTGGCTGTGGCTTGAAGAGAAGGGTTACCCGAACATTGTAGTAAAAATGGTTGGGTTGCCTGATACTATTGTGATTGGATTAGCAAATGAAGCTGTTTTATGTTTGAAGTGTCTAGAATCCAAGACTCCTCTTGTGGCACCAGGTGGTGGCATTCCCCTAACTGCAAGACTTATGGAAAGGGACATTTCTTTGCAAATGTTCAACCAAAACAGATTCAGTGCAATCAGTGGGATAAAGAATTTTCTTAACAGTGTTTGTTGTCATATTTTTAACGATATTCTACAACGTGCTCTGGATGGCACTTCCCAAGTAATTTTGAACCAGCCTCTTGTGGTTCCTAGTTCTACACACCCACTATTTGGTGCCATAACTGTAGTACCAAAGCCAATGGGTAGTGATTTTTCTATTGGTGGATTATGGGGTTGGCAACCAACTGATGGTGTTACAGAGGATGATAGGACAATGTTTCTGACTTTCTCGCGGGGCTTTCCCGTGCTGGAAGAGGAAGTGAAGGAGCATTTTACAGAACTTTATGGGGATTGTGTGGAGAGTGTCCAAATGGAGACCGTCCCTTCCAATGAGCAACCCTTGTATGCTAGAATGGTTTTGCATTCTGTTACTTTTGTTGATCGGATTTTGAATGGGAAACGCATATCCAAATTTCGGGTCAATGGCAAACACATGTGGGCTCGGAAGTATGAACGTCGAGAATAG
- the LOC108992204 gene encoding probable carboxylesterase 6, protein MSIVAELPGYLQVLSDGSVKRFAREIVPASSESINGYKSKDVIIDTSKPITGRLFLPGTLSIGSSDHKLPVIVHFHGGGFCFGSATSVGSHNFLGDLCIASQSIVLSVDYRLAPENRLPIAYEDCCSSLDWLGHQVSSEPWLEQADLSRVFLSGDSAGGNIVHNVAMKAIQNNNCPVKIKGLLPIHPYFGSEQKTEKEKSEGAARDFANIDLCWRLSIPEGSNRDYYGCNFEKAELSAAEWSHFPGVMVFVAGLDFLKERGVMYAEFLQKKGVKVVRLVEAEGEAHVFHVLYPKSDATRLLQQQMSEFMKSS, encoded by the coding sequence ATGTCCATTGTAGCTGAATTACCAGGTTACCTTCAAGTCTTGTCTGATGGATCTGTAAAACGCTTTGCGCGTGAGATTGTCCCAGCCTCGTCAGAATCAATCAACGGATACAAGTCCAAGGATGTGATTATTGACACATCAAAGCCAATCACAGGAAGGTTATTTCTTCCGGGTACCCTTAGTATTGGGTCCTCAGATCATAAGCTTCCTGTTATAGTTCATTTTCATGGTGGTGGTTTTTGCTTCGGATCCGCTACATCGGTTGGCAGCCATAATTTCTTGGGAGATTTGTGTATCGCATCCCAATCCATCGTTCTCTCTGTTGACTATCGTCTAGCTCCAGAAAATCGTCTCCCCATAGCTTATGAAGATTGTTGTAGCTCATTGGATTGGCTTGGCCACCAGGTAAGCTCTGAGCCATGGCTTGAGCAGGCTGACCTTTCTCGTGTGTTTCTGTCAGGGGACAGTGCTGGAGGAAACATTGTACACAATGTTGCTATGAAAGCCATTCAGAACAACAATTGTCCCGTCAAAATCAAGGGTCTATTGCCGATACACCCTTATTTTGGGAGTGAGCAGAAGACCGAGAAAGAGAAGTCCGAGGGAGCAGCAAGAGATTTTGCAAACATTGACTTGTGTTGGAGATTAAGTATACCAGAAGGCTCAAATCGTGATTATTATGGTTGTAATTTTGAGAAGGCAGAACTGTCTGCAGCTGAATGGAGCCACTTCCCTGGTGTGATGGTTTTTGTGGCTGGCTTGGATTTCTTGAAGGAAAGGGGAGTAATGTATGCAGAATTCCTACAGAAGAAAGGTGTAAAAGTGGTGAGACTGGTGGAGGCTGAGGGTGAGGCGCATGTTTTTCATGTGTTGTATCCTAAATCTGATGCGACTCGCTTGCTCCAACAGCAAATGAGCGAGTTCATGAAGAGCTCTTAA
- the LOC108992205 gene encoding SPX domain-containing protein 1-like, with product MKFWKILNSLIEETLPEWRDKFLSYKDLKKQLKLIYPKDDDTHKMPDKRPRLDSDPNVDASYCPPELSKEVDDFVRLLEDEIDKFNGFFVDKEEEYVIRWKELQDRIAKAKDSNEELMQVGREVVDLHGEMVLLENYSALNYTGLVKILKKYEKRSGALIRLPFIQRVMQQPFFTTDVLNKLVKECESMLDQIFSRNDPSGPLEGTNNEEGSDSKAVTESKKTQLKVPKELEEIKHMESMYMKLTISALRVLKEVRGGSSTVSVFSLPPLQNNTREMKNITVLEQAAK from the exons ATGAAGTTTTGGAAGATCCTCAACAGCCTAATCGAGGAGACCCTGCCGGAGTGGCGGGACAAGTTCTTGTCCTATAAGGACCTCAAGAAGCAGCTCAAGCTTATCTACCCCAAGGACGACGATACCCACAAGATGCCTGATAAACGGCCCAGATTGGATTCGGACCCCAACGTCGACGCATCTTATTGTCCACCCGAGCTGTCCAAGGAGGTCGACGATTTCGTCAGGCTCTTGGAGGACGAGATCGATAAGTTCAACGGCTTCTTCGTCGACAAGGAGGAGGAGTACGTTATTCGGTGGAAg GAACTGCAAGATAGGATAGCAAAGGCGAAGGATTCAAATGAAGAGTTGATGCAAGTAGGGAGAGAAGTAGTGGATCTTCATGGAGAGATGGTTTTGTTAGAGAATTACAGTGCACTTAACTACACAG GACTAGTGAAGATACTGAAGAAATATGAGAAGAGAAGTGGTGCTCTCATTCGCTTGCCTTTTATCCAAAGGGTCATGCAACAACCATTCTTCACTACTGATGTCCTTAACAAGCTTGTGAAGGAGTGTGAGAGCATGCTGGATCAAATTTTCTCCAGGAATGACCCGTCAGGCCCACTTGAAGGAACCAATAACGAAGAAGGGAGTGATTCTAAGGCTGTGACTGAAAGTaaaaaaactcaacttaaaGTTCCCAAAGAACTTGAAGAAATCAAGCATATGGAGAGCATGTACATGAAGCTAACGATATCGGCACTCCGTGTCCTGAAGGAGGTCCGGGGCGGAAGTTCAACAGTGAGCGTGTTTTCATTACCCCCTTTGCAAAATAATACAAGggagatgaaaaatataacgGTTCTAGAACAAGCAGCCAAATAG
- the LOC108992202 gene encoding DEAD-box ATP-dependent RNA helicase 15 produces MGETRENDGYEEELVDYDDEEAHAPTSALKVNGEATKKGYVGIHSSGFRDFLLKPELLRAIVDSGFEHPSEVQHECIPQAILGMDVICQAKSGMGKTAVFVLSTLQQIEPVAGQVSAIVLCHTRELAYQICHEFERFSTYLPDLKVAVFYGGVNIKVHKDLLKNECPHIVVGTPGRILALARDKDLSLKNVRHFILDECDKMLESLDMRRDVQEIFKMTPHDKQVMMFSATLSKEIRPVCKRFMQEPMEIYVDDEAKLTLHGLVQHYIKLSESEKNRKLNDLLDALDFNQVVIFVKSVSRAAELNKLLKECNFPSICIHSGMSQEERLTRYKGFKEGQSRILVATDLVGRGIDIERVNIVINYDMPDSADTYLHRVGRAGRFGTKGLAITFVSSASDSDVLNNVQMRFEVDIKELPEQIDTSTYMPS; encoded by the exons ATGGGAGAAACCAGGGAGAACGATGGGTACGAGGAAGAGCTTGTAGACTACGACGACGAAGAAGCCCATGCCCCAACCTCAGCGCTCAAAGTTAATGGCGAAGCCACCAAGAA GGGCTATGTTGGAATTCACAGTTCAGGATTCAGAGACTTCCTTCTGAAGCCAGAGCTTCTTCGTGCTATTGTGGACTCTGGATTTGAGCATCCTTCGGAAG TGCAACATGAATGTATCCCTCAAGCCATCCTGGGAATGGATGTCATTTGCCAAGCTAAGTCCGGAATGGGCAAAACTGCTGTTTTTGTTCTTTCAACATTGCAGCAGATTGAACCTGTTGCCGGGCAAGTTTCTGCGATTGTGCTTTGTCATACGAGGGAGTTAGCTTACCAG ATTTGTCATGAGTTTGAGAGATTCAGTACATACCTACCTGATCTCAAGGTTGCCGTCTTCTATGGCGGGGTAAATATCAAAGTTCACAAGGATTTGCTGAAAAATGAATGCCCTCATATTGTTGTTGGAACACCTGGAAGAATATTAGCACTGGCAAGAGATAaggacctttctttgaagaatgtGAGGCATTTTATTCTCGATGAATGTGACAAGATGCTTGAATCACTAG ACATGAGGAGAGATGTGCAGGAGATTTTCAAGATGACTCCTCATGATAAACAAGTTATGATGTTTTCTGCAACACTCAGCAAAGAAATCCGGCCAGTTTGTAAGAGATTTATGCAAGAA CCAATGgaaatttatgttgatgacGAGGCCAAGCTGACTCTTCATGGTCTTGTTCAG CACTACATCAAATTAAGCGAGTCAGAGAAAAATCGCAAGTTGAATGACCTCCTTGATGCGTTGGACTTTAATCAAGTTGTTATCTTTGTCAAAAGTGTCAGTAGAGCAGCTGAGCTGAACAAGCTACTGAAGGAGTGTAATTTCCCCTCCATATGCATCCATTCTGGGATGTCCCAAGAGGAAAG ATTGACACGCTACAAGGGTTTTAAGGAGGGGCAGTCGAGGATTCTCGTGGCCACAGACTTGGTTGGCAGGGGCATCGATATCGAACGCGTTAACATTGTCATTAATTATGACATGCCAGATTCTGCTGACACTTACCTGCACAGG GTTGGTAGAGCTGGTCGGTTTGGCACCAAGGGGCTTGCGATTACATTTGTTTCATCTGCTTCTGACTCGGATGTTCTCAATAAT GTTCAGATGAGGTTTGAGGTGGATATAAAGGAACTTCCTGAGCAGATTGATACCTCTACATACA TGCCATCGTAA